One window of Papaver somniferum cultivar HN1 chromosome 9, ASM357369v1, whole genome shotgun sequence genomic DNA carries:
- the LOC113309984 gene encoding protein REVEILLE 8-like has protein sequence MNSSSSSSSSPQSMATSTSSDLAGKKIRKPYTITKSRESWTDEEHDKFLEALQLFDRDWKKIEDYVGSKTVIQIRSHAQKYFLKVQKNGTIAHVPPPRPKRKAVHPYPHKASRNAFEPLQGSEDYPSILSSFAAGNSIWDETSVILSSASNENELSPDDYTIIHGDGDDIGLKEVVSIGSSGISVMGSSSRIPDIQKQVIPDFAEVYGFIGSVFDPDTNGHMQKLKDMDPINFETVLLLMRNLTLNLSNPEFGTMRNALSSYDGDTEAGDTDAGDIAMDSNQNHLSC, from the exons ATGAATTCAAGCTCTTCTTCTAGTTCTAGTCCTCAATCCATGGCTACATCTACTTCCTCTGATCTTGCTGGTAAGAAGATTAGGAAACCTTACACTATTACTAAATCTAGAGAAAGTTGGACTGATGAAGAACATGATAAgtttcttgaagctcttcaact ATTTGATCGAGACTGGAAGAAAATCGAGGACTATGTTGGTTCTAAGACAGTGATTCAG ATTAGGAGTCATGCACAAAAGTACTTTTTGAAGGTTCAAAAGAATGGTACAATTGCCCATGTTCCTCCTCCTCGTCCCAAGCGCAAAGCTGTTCATCCCTATCCCCATAAGGCatcaagaaatg CTTTCGAACCATTGCAAGGATCCGAGGATTATCCTTCTATTTTGAGTAGCTTTGCAGCAGGAAATTCCATATGGGATGAGACATCTGTTATTTTAAGCTCAGCATCTAATGAAAATGAGCTCTCTCCTGATGATTATACTATTATTCACGGAGATGGAG ATGATATTGGATTGAAGGAGGTAGTAAGTATTGGCAGCAGCGGCATTAGTGTCATGGGAAGCTCAAGTAGGATTCCCGACATTCAGAAGCAGG TTATACCGGACTTCGCTGAAGTTTATGGCTTCATTGGGAGCGTGTTTGATCCAGACACAAATGGTCATATGCAGAAGCTCAAGGACATGGATCCCATTAATTTTGAAACC GTCTTGCTGTTGATGAGAAACCTTACACTCAACCTTTCTAACCCTGAATTTGGGACCATG AGAAATGCGCTATCCTCATATGATGGAGACACAGAAGCAGGAGACACGGATGCAGGAGATATTGCTATGGACAGCAATCAAAACCATCTCTCATGTTGA
- the LOC113308197 gene encoding uncharacterized protein LOC113308197, which yields MDLQIGNVINLSPRIKRKRSCTFSSAGLSSPYCSKSPPGEEGNKDKGDRSSTDWDKAWSSFRKRGKISLFSQFNPNKYVSWNPKRSNFPLSEEVDPIKRAERSNLMLWTSPKFTLAGAIVVVTLLLIYTLLAPMK from the exons ATGGATCTTCAAATTGGAAATGTAATTAATTTGAGTCCTAGAATCAAAAGGAAAAGGAGTTGTACATTTTCTTCGGCGGGTTTAAGTTCCCCTTATTGTTCTAAATCTCCTCCtggagaagaaggaaacaaggATAAAG GTGATAGGTCCTCAACAGACTGGGACAAGGCCTGGTCAAGTTTTAGAAAGCGAGGGAAGATATCCCTCTTCTCACAATTCAATCCAAATAAGTACGTGAGCTGGAATCCAAAGCGTTCCAACTTCCCATTGTCTGAGGAGGTTGATCCTATCAAAAGAGCTGAAAGATCAAACCTCATGTTATGGACTAGTCCAAAGTTCACTCTAGCTGGAGCCATTGTTGTGGTCACCTTGCTTTTGATCTACACACTTCTAGCTCCTATGAAGTAA
- the LOC113312748 gene encoding uncharacterized protein LOC113312748 → MIHKLIDEGDLKQYIQKANNEYRTKRSKQVQLPEGNRTLNNISCSEATGPSLTAQIGKRLRKQFEDYCELYKIDGVEVDEHEQWMNAPITFDAEDIDEDMEDHNDPLVLTLPVAGCNIKKILIDGGSSVNVLFYNTLKRMDLNDEQLMSSYYTIYGFNGAPTKPLGDIVLQVDAGPMKVDTRFSVVDAPSPYNAIISRRWVHKLKRVAATYHQYLRFPTPEGVMEIKGDQVTARECQAMQNHLNNEQDEQRKSRRARSKEAAKEKEIDLYLEEISGRSLTKESIVLNTEASTSIAKEAEEPTK, encoded by the coding sequence atgatccaCAAGTTGATTGACGAAGGTGACCTCAAGCAGTACATACAGAAGGCAAATAACGAATATAGGACTAAGCGAAGCAAGCAAGTTCAATTGCCAGAGGGTAACCGAACACTCAACAACATCTCATGTTCCGAAGCTACAGGACCCTCGCtaacagcacagataggaaagagattgagaaaacaattcgaagactACTGTGAATTATATAAAATCGATGGGGTAGAAGTGGACGAACACGAGCAATGGATGAACGCGCCTATCACCTTCGACGCAGAAGACATCGatgaagatatggaagatcacaaCGACCCTTTGGTCCTTACCTTACCAGTAGCAGGATGCAatatcaaaaagatcctcattgATGGAGGCAGTTCAGTTAACGTTTTATTCTATAATACACTCAAGCGAATGGATCTTAACGATGAACAACTGATGTCTTCGTATtataccatctacggattcaatggggcACCTACAAAGCCGTTGGGGGACATTGTTTTGCAAGTGGATGCAGGACCAATGAAAGTAGATACTCGATTCAGTGTAGTAGACGCTCCTTCTCCTTATAACGCCATCATTAGCCGAAGATGGGTGCACAAGCTCAAAAGAGTAGCAGCGACCTATCATCAGTATCTTAGATTTCCAACacccgaaggggtaatggaaataAAGGGAGATCAGGTCACCGCTCGGGAATGCCAAGCTATGCAAAACCAtctcaacaacgaacaagatgaGCAGCGGAAATCTCGAAGAGCCCGAAGCAAAGAGGCCGcgaaagagaaggaaattgatCTTTATCTCGAAGAAATTTCTGGAAGGAGCCTGACGAAGGAGAGTATCGTTCTAAACACTGAGGCAAGTACTTCGATAGCTAAGGAAGCtgaagagcctaccaaatag